The DNA segment TGGCGATGACGTCGCGTCGCCCGATGCCCAGCGCGGCGTAAAGGCGCCTGGCGATGTCGCGCCGGCGGGAATCGTAGGGCTCGAACCAGCGGTCCGGATAGTAGGGGTACGCCGGCTTGCCCCTGTAGCCCGGCGTGGCGAGTGCCGCGGCGAGCGTCCGCTCGAGCCGCGCCTTTGGGCCGCCGGTGATGACGTGGACTTTCCATGGCTGGAGGTTCCCGCCGCTCGGCGCTCGGGAGGCGACCGCCAGTATGTGCTGGATCAGCGCGAGGGGTACCGGGTCCTGCAGGAAAGCCCGGACGGCACGACGGCCGGTGATGGCCGCATCGACATCGTTCGGCACGACTCTCCCCATGCCGCCTCTATCTCGGTTCGCCACGGGACTGAGCGGCTTCCGCTGCGCCGAAGGAGCGGGCATCGAGGGCGTCGGCGACCTCAGTTCCCGTCTTCAGTGTCCGGACCAGCACGGGCATGGCGACGGCCAGGATGCTCCGTTCCAGGCCGCGCACGCGTTGAGCTTCCCGGACCTCCCGCACGATCTCGGCGATCAGGGGCACGAAGCGGATGGCCATGGCCAGGGCGAGACTGACCTTCGGCACGGAAATCCAGCGTCCCAGCGGCCGGAGTGCGCATTCGATAGCCGCGACCATGTCGGAGGTGCGTGTGGTCAGCGTCGTCAGCGCCGCCGCCAAGATCAGGACGGCGAAGCGCAGGACGACCACCGTCGCCTCGGTCAGCCCCACGACGAAGGCTTGTGCCGCGAAGATGGCTGCGAGCACGAGCAGCACCGGGCGGAGTTGCCGCCCGAGGACGCTGGGCGGGATCCGCGCGGCCCCGCAGAGGCCGAGGACGAGGGTCAGGGCCGAGAGTATGACGACGATGTCGTCGGAGCGGAACAGCAGCGTGCCGCCGATCGTTAGTGCCGCCAGCTTGGGCCCGGGACTCAGCCGGTGCAGCGGCGACGTTCCGGGCTGGTAGATACCGATCATGTACAGCTCCGGACATAGGCCGCGATGGACGCGGCCGGGGAGCCGTCGGCTCGGACGGCGCCGTCCTCAAGCAAGATGACGCGGTCGAACGAGCGAAGAGCGTCGAGGTCGTGGGTGACCATGATGACGGTGCAGTCCATACTCTCCAGCGCCGCCATGAACCGCCGCCGGTGGCGCAGGTCGAGAGCCGTGGTTGGTTCGTCGAGCACGATGCAGTCAGGCTCCATGAGCGTGACGCCCATCAGGGCGATGAGCTGTTTCTCGCCGCCGCTGAGCTGATGGACGGCCCGCGGGCCGAAGTCGGCCATGCCGTGGCGGCTCAGCGCGCGCGCGACGCGGCGCTCGCTCTCCTCGCGGCCGCAGCCGATGTTCTTCAAGCCGAAGGCGAGGTCTTCGGCAACGGTTGGATAGACGATCTGGTTGTCCGGGTTCTGGAACACAAAGCCGACGCGCCGCCGGATGGCGCGTGCATCTGACCGCGTGTCGCTGCGGTCAACCTTGACCCGGCCGCGGCTCGGCAGCTGCAGGGCGTTCAGCAGTCGGGCCAGCGTGCTCTTGCCGGAGCCGTTGGCGCCAATCACGCCAATGCGGGCCTCGCGGAGTCGCAGATCGATCCCGTCCAGAACCGTGCGGCCGTCGAGGTCGACGCCGACCCCTTCGAGGTCGATCGGCAGAACCGGTGCCGGCGCGGGCGGGGCGGACAGAGCAACCGACATTGCCTAGCGGGCCACGATCAACGGATAGGACCGTCTCACTCCGAGAATGACAGCGGAGGCGACGACAGCCTTGACGAGGTCGCCCGGCACGAAGATTCCGGCGGCAACTGTCGCGCTCCAAAGCGGCATCCCGGCCGTCAGCGACAGCCACGGAATGCCAAAGGCGTAAACGACGACGATGCCGCCGACGGTCGTGGCAAGCACGGCGCGAGTAAAACCGAGCCGCGTCCAGGAACGCTCGATCAGCCAGCCAGTTATGAAGGCACCGCCAATCCAGCCGAACAGGAACCCGGCACTCGGACTGGCGAAGAC comes from the Minwuia thermotolerans genome and includes:
- a CDS encoding energy-coupling factor transporter transmembrane component T family protein; the protein is MIGIYQPGTSPLHRLSPGPKLAALTIGGTLLFRSDDIVVILSALTLVLGLCGAARIPPSVLGRQLRPVLLVLAAIFAAQAFVVGLTEATVVVLRFAVLILAAALTTLTTRTSDMVAAIECALRPLGRWISVPKVSLALAMAIRFVPLIAEIVREVREAQRVRGLERSILAVAMPVLVRTLKTGTEVADALDARSFGAAEAAQSRGEPR
- a CDS encoding energy-coupling factor ABC transporter ATP-binding protein → MSVALSAPPAPAPVLPIDLEGVGVDLDGRTVLDGIDLRLREARIGVIGANGSGKSTLARLLNALQLPSRGRVKVDRSDTRSDARAIRRRVGFVFQNPDNQIVYPTVAEDLAFGLKNIGCGREESERRVARALSRHGMADFGPRAVHQLSGGEKQLIALMGVTLMEPDCIVLDEPTTALDLRHRRRFMAALESMDCTVIMVTHDLDALRSFDRVILLEDGAVRADGSPAASIAAYVRSCT
- a CDS encoding biotin transporter BioY; the protein is METRSIVYVALFAALTGALALFPPITIPAIGVPVTAQTLGVMLAGGILGRNRGALSMMLFLVLVGLGLPLLAGGRGGIGVFASPSAGFLFGWIGGAFITGWLIERSWTRLGFTRAVLATTVGGIVVVYAFGIPWLSLTAGMPLWSATVAAGIFVPGDLVKAVVASAVILGVRRSYPLIVAR